The region AGCAGCATAAACGACAGCGAAAATGCCGAGAGCTGGCTGAGGGTAGACCACGGCTGGTGCAGCAGACGGTTCACCGCCAGCCGCACCGGGAGTGATTTCACCGTCAGCTTTTTGAGCAGGCTGAGCAACAGCCAGCCCAGCGCGCCGCACAGCAGCGCCAGCACCACCGCGCCTGCCAGTACCGCCCAAAGAAGCGTACTGCCGCCCATCAGCCAGGCCAGCAGCGCGACCGCCACCGCAATAATCACCGGCAGGTAAACCTTCAACGGCCAGACGTTGGCCACCACATCGCGGCGCAGAACGCGCAACGGCTGGGTGGCGAGCAGCAGCCGGTACGGGCGTAACCCCACCAGCAGGGAGATCGTCGTCATCGCGCCAATGGCCCACAGCCACGGCCAGAGGCTTGCCGGGGGCAATGCAGCCGGAAGCACCGGTTTCAGCAGCACCATCAGCAGCTTTTCAAACAGCAGCCCTATCGCCCCGCCGGTAATAGCCGACAGCGCCAGCACCATCAGCCACTGGCCGACAATCAGCCTGCGCAGCTGCGCCCGGCCCGCGCCCAGGGTTTTGAGGATCGCCACCAGATCGTAGCGGCTGCGGCAGTAGTGCCCCATCGCCACGGCCACCGCCGCAATAGCCAGCAGCAGGGTTAACAGCGCAGAGAGCAGCAGGAACTGCTGAGAACGTTCGAGGGATTTGCCGAGTGCCCCCTCGTCCTGCTCCAGCCCGTACCAGCGGTGCTCCGGCTTGAGCTGCGGCAGAAGCCATTTTTCATACGCCTCCAGTTGGGCAGGCGTTCCGCCAAACTTATAGCGCCAGGTGACACGGCTGCCCGGCTGGACGGCACTGGTTTTCGCCACGTCGGCGGTGTTCATCAGCAGGCGTGGCGCAAGCTGGAACGGGTTAAAGCCGGAGTCAGGCTCCTGCACCACCTCCCCGGCGATTTTCAGCGTCGCATCGCCCACGTCAATACTCTCGCCGGGTTTCAGGTTCAGAAGCGCCATCAAGCGCGATGCCAGCAGTACCGTACCGGGCGTCGGTTTAAGCCCCGGCGGGCTGGTTTGTAAGTCACCGTACATCGGGTAGATGTCGTCCACGGCTTTCACGCTGGCGAGCTGCGGCGTATCGCCCGCGAAGGTCATGGTCTGGAAGGTGATCTGCTCCCCCACCTTCAGCCCCTCTTTGCGCGCTGCCTCAATCCAGCCCGGCGGCACCGGGCGAGAACTTTGCAGGGTTCGATCCCCCGCCATAAATTCCCGGCTCTGCTGGCTTAGCCCCTTTTCCATACGATCGCTGACGCTGCCGAGCGCCAGCACGCAGGCCACCGCCAGGCTCAACGCCAGCCAGACAATCAGCAGCGAAGGCGAGCGCCATTCGCGCCAGAACCAGCGGGCAATCATGCTTCCTCCTGAAGAACGCCGTTGACCAGCCGCAGGCGACGGTCGCAGCGGGCAGCCAGCTGGGGATCGTGGGTGACAAGAATCAGCGTCGTGCCGTGCTCGCGGTTGAGGGAAAACAGCAGATCGGCAATTTTGTCCCCGGTTTTACGGTCGAGATTGCCCGTTGGTTCATCGGCAAACAGCACTTCCGGCCGTCCGTTAAACGCCCGGGCCAGCGCCACGCGCTGCTGCTCACCGCCGGAGAGCTGTGCCGGAAGATGGTCGAGACGTTTCCCCAGCCCCAGCTGTTCCAGTAAGGCCTTCGCGTGATCGCGGCTTTCACGGGTATTTTCACCGCGCAGCAGGCCGGGCAGTTCAACGTTTTCCAGCGCGTTCAGCGTCGGGATCAGCATGAAGGACTGAAAGACAAACCCGATATGCCGGGCACGCAGCGCGGCGCGGGCCTCTTCATCAAGCGCGTGGAGAGGCTGGCCGACCAGGTTCACTTCACCACTGCTGCCATCGTCCAGACCGGCGAGAATAGCCAGCAGCGTGGACTTACCGGAACCGGATTCGCCAATCAGGGCGATGGTTTCGGCACGTTTGACAACGAGTTCAACTCCGGTGAGGATGGAAAGCTCGTGTTCTCCCTGACCGACGGACTTCTTAAGACGATGAACTTCAACAATGTTTTCCGCTGGCATTTGCCCTTCCTGTTTTTGATGCTGATGACCTTCCGCGCGGCGGCTGCGGACACGTTATTGATTCTGGGTGACAGCCTGAGCGCGGGCTATCGTATGGCCGCCAGTGCGGCCTGGCCCGCCCTGCTCAATGATAAATGGCAGTCCCGGACGACTGTCGTTAACGGCAGTATCAGCGGCGATACGTCGCAGCAAGGCCTGTCGCGCCTGCCTGCCCTGCTCAAGCAGCATCAACCGCGTTGGGTGCTGGTCGAACTCGGCGGCAATGATGGTTTGCGCGGCTTCCAGCCTCAGCAAACAGAGCAAACGCTGCGGACCATTTTGCAGACCATTAAGGCCGCCAACGCCCAGCCGCTGCTGATGCAAATTCGCCTGCCCGCTAACTACGGCCGTCGGTATAATGAGGCGTTTAGCGCGATCTATCCTAAGCTTGCCAAAGAGTTTGATATTCCGCTGCTGCCATTTTTCATGGAAGAGGTCTATCTGAAACCCCAGTGGATGCAGGATGATGGCATTCACCCCAATCGCGATGCCCAGCCGTTCATTGCCGACTGGATGGCAACCCGGCTGGCTCCTTTAGTAAAACATGACTCGTCAAACAGCTGAGAACCTGACAGGTAAAGTTATGCAAAAATCGGTCTTAATAACAGGATGTTCCAGCGGAATTGGCCTTGAAAGCGCCCTTGAACTGAAGCGTCAGGGGTTTTGGGTGCTGGCAGCCTGCCGCAAACCCGAGGATGTTGAACGCATGAGAGGGCTGGGATTTACCGGCATACTGCTGGATCTCGATTCGCCAGAGAGCGTGGAGCAGGCCGCCGATGAGGTCATCGCCCTGACCAACAACCGTCTTTACGGTCTGTTCAACAACGCGGGCTACGGCGTGTACGGCCCGCTACAGACCCTCTCACGGGAACAGCTGGAGCAGCAGTTCTCCGCAAACTTTTTCGGTGCGCATCAGCTTACCATGCGCCTTCTCCCGGCCATGCTGCCGCACGGCGAAGGGCGCATCGTGATGACCTCCTCGGTCATGGGCCTGATCTCCACGCCGGGCCGCGGGGCTTATGCTGCCAGTAAATATGCGCTTGAAGCCTGGTCCGATGCGTTGCGCATGGAGCTGCGCCACAGCGGTATTAAGGTCAGCCTGATTGAGCCGGGTCCCATTCGCACCCGCTTTACGGAAAACGTTAACCAGACGCAGGCGGACAAACCGGTCGAAAACCCCGGAATAGCGGCGCGTTTTACGCTTGGCCCAGAAGCCGTCGTTGCCAAAGTGCGCCACGCGTTTGAGAGCGATACACCTAAAATGCGCTATCCGGTTACGCTGGTAACCCATGCCGTCGGCTGGTTGAAACGCCTGCTGCCCGGGCGGATGATGGACAAAATTTTGCAGGGTTGAGTTGAAGCGACGACGCTTACCC is a window of Enterobacter hormaechei ATCC 49162 DNA encoding:
- the ybbP gene encoding putative ABC transporter permease subunit YbbP, which produces MIARWFWREWRSPSLLIVWLALSLAVACVLALGSVSDRMEKGLSQQSREFMAGDRTLQSSRPVPPGWIEAARKEGLKVGEQITFQTMTFAGDTPQLASVKAVDDIYPMYGDLQTSPPGLKPTPGTVLLASRLMALLNLKPGESIDVGDATLKIAGEVVQEPDSGFNPFQLAPRLLMNTADVAKTSAVQPGSRVTWRYKFGGTPAQLEAYEKWLLPQLKPEHRWYGLEQDEGALGKSLERSQQFLLLSALLTLLLAIAAVAVAMGHYCRSRYDLVAILKTLGAGRAQLRRLIVGQWLMVLALSAITGGAIGLLFEKLLMVLLKPVLPAALPPASLWPWLWAIGAMTTISLLVGLRPYRLLLATQPLRVLRRDVVANVWPLKVYLPVIIAVAVALLAWLMGGSTLLWAVLAGAVVLALLCGALGWLLLSLLKKLTVKSLPVRLAVNRLLHQPWSTLSQLSAFSLSFMLLALLLVLRGDLLDRWQQQLPPESPNYFLINIAPEQVTPLKGFLSEHHIIPESFYPIVRARLTQINGQSTEGNKDESLNRELNLTWQEKRPDHNPITAGTWPPKAGEVSMEEGLATRLNVKLGDSVTFTGDTQDFTAKVTSLRKVDWESLRPNFFFIFPPGALDGQPQSWLTSFRWENGNGMLTQLNREFPTVSLLDIGAILKQVGQVLEQVSRALEVMVVLVTICGVLLLLAQVQVGMRQRHQELVVYRTLGASKRLLRATLWSEFALLGLVAGLVAAIGAETALAVLQNNVFDFPWEPDWRLWVTLPVCGAVLLSLCGGWLGTRLLKGKALFRQFVS
- the ybbA gene encoding putative ABC transporter ATP-binding protein YbbA, which codes for MPAENIVEVHRLKKSVGQGEHELSILTGVELVVKRAETIALIGESGSGKSTLLAILAGLDDGSSGEVNLVGQPLHALDEEARAALRARHIGFVFQSFMLIPTLNALENVELPGLLRGENTRESRDHAKALLEQLGLGKRLDHLPAQLSGGEQQRVALARAFNGRPEVLFADEPTGNLDRKTGDKIADLLFSLNREHGTTLILVTHDPQLAARCDRRLRLVNGVLQEEA
- the tesA gene encoding multifunctional acyl-CoA thioesterase I/protease I/lysophospholipase L1, which gives rise to MNFNNVFRWHLPFLFLMLMTFRAAAADTLLILGDSLSAGYRMAASAAWPALLNDKWQSRTTVVNGSISGDTSQQGLSRLPALLKQHQPRWVLVELGGNDGLRGFQPQQTEQTLRTILQTIKAANAQPLLMQIRLPANYGRRYNEAFSAIYPKLAKEFDIPLLPFFMEEVYLKPQWMQDDGIHPNRDAQPFIADWMATRLAPLVKHDSSNS
- a CDS encoding SDR family oxidoreductase; amino-acid sequence: MTRQTAENLTGKVMQKSVLITGCSSGIGLESALELKRQGFWVLAACRKPEDVERMRGLGFTGILLDLDSPESVEQAADEVIALTNNRLYGLFNNAGYGVYGPLQTLSREQLEQQFSANFFGAHQLTMRLLPAMLPHGEGRIVMTSSVMGLISTPGRGAYAASKYALEAWSDALRMELRHSGIKVSLIEPGPIRTRFTENVNQTQADKPVENPGIAARFTLGPEAVVAKVRHAFESDTPKMRYPVTLVTHAVGWLKRLLPGRMMDKILQG